The following proteins come from a genomic window of Streptomyces sp. Sge12:
- a CDS encoding class I SAM-dependent methyltransferase, whose amino-acid sequence MLTVDFSRFPLAAGDRVLDLGCGAGRHAFECYRRGAQVVAVDRNGEEIREVAKWFAAMKEAGEAPVGATATAMEGDALALPFPDDSFDVVIISEVMEHIPDDKGVLAEMVRVLKPGGRIAITVPRYGPEKICWALSDAYHEVEGGHIRIYKADELLGKMRAAGLKPYGTHHAHGLHSPYWWLKCAFGVDNDKALPVKAYHKLLVWDIMKKPMATRLAEQALNPLIGKSFVAYATKPHLPVGATQ is encoded by the coding sequence GTGCTGACCGTCGATTTCTCCCGGTTCCCGCTCGCCGCAGGCGACCGCGTACTCGACCTGGGCTGCGGCGCAGGCCGGCACGCCTTCGAGTGCTACCGGAGAGGCGCCCAGGTGGTCGCCGTCGACCGCAACGGCGAGGAGATCCGCGAGGTCGCCAAGTGGTTCGCCGCCATGAAGGAAGCCGGTGAGGCCCCCGTCGGAGCCACCGCCACCGCCATGGAGGGCGACGCACTCGCCCTGCCCTTCCCCGACGACTCCTTCGACGTCGTCATCATCTCCGAGGTGATGGAGCACATCCCCGACGACAAGGGCGTGCTCGCCGAGATGGTCCGCGTGCTCAAGCCCGGCGGGCGCATCGCCATCACCGTGCCGCGCTACGGCCCCGAGAAGATCTGCTGGGCGCTCTCCGACGCCTACCACGAGGTCGAGGGCGGCCACATCCGCATCTACAAGGCGGACGAACTGCTCGGCAAGATGAGGGCCGCAGGCCTCAAGCCGTACGGCACGCACCACGCGCACGGCCTGCACTCCCCGTACTGGTGGCTCAAGTGCGCCTTCGGCGTCGACAACGACAAGGCGCTGCCCGTCAAGGCGTACCACAAGCTCCTGGTCTGGGACATCATGAAGAAGCCGATGGCCACGCGGCTCGCCGAGCAGGCCCTGAACCCGCTCATCGGCAAGAGCTTCGTGGCATACGCCACCAAGCCCCACCTTCCCGTCGGCGCCACCCAGTGA
- a CDS encoding prenyltransferase: MSTPGRTEHLVLDGVLTAEQAAETVAGILAAQRADGAIPWFRGHHLDPWDHTEAAMALDAAGEHEAADRAYTWLARHQNQDGSWYAAYADRPDGVDTTEPQDPSRESNFTAYIAVGVWHHYLSTGDDTFLDRMWPAVYAAVECVLTLQQPGGEIGWKREADGTAVTDALLTGSSSIHQALRCALAIAEHREEPQPDWELAAGALRHAIQRHPERFLDKNHYSMDWYYPVLGGALTGSEAKARIDGRWDEFVVPDLGVRCVLPNPWVTGGESCELALALWATGESDRALEILRSIGHLRADNGMYWTGYVFQDDAIWPVEQTTWTAGSLLLAVAALGGDEATTEVFGGTSLPAGLEPDCCG, from the coding sequence GTGAGCACGCCCGGGCGCACCGAACACCTCGTCCTGGACGGCGTACTGACGGCCGAACAGGCCGCCGAGACGGTGGCCGGCATCCTCGCCGCACAGCGCGCCGACGGCGCCATACCGTGGTTCCGCGGACACCACCTGGACCCGTGGGACCACACCGAGGCCGCCATGGCCCTCGACGCGGCCGGTGAACACGAAGCCGCGGACCGGGCCTACACATGGCTGGCACGGCACCAGAACCAGGACGGCTCCTGGTACGCGGCCTACGCCGACCGGCCGGACGGCGTGGACACCACGGAGCCGCAGGACCCGAGCCGCGAGAGCAACTTCACCGCCTACATAGCCGTCGGCGTGTGGCACCACTACCTCTCCACCGGCGACGACACCTTCCTCGACCGCATGTGGCCGGCCGTCTACGCGGCCGTGGAATGCGTCCTGACGCTCCAGCAGCCCGGCGGCGAGATCGGCTGGAAGCGGGAGGCCGACGGCACGGCCGTCACCGACGCCCTCCTCACCGGCTCCTCCTCCATCCACCAGGCACTGCGCTGCGCGCTCGCCATCGCCGAACACCGTGAGGAACCGCAGCCCGACTGGGAGCTCGCGGCGGGCGCACTGCGGCACGCCATCCAGCGCCACCCGGAGCGCTTCCTCGACAAGAACCACTACTCGATGGACTGGTACTACCCCGTCCTCGGCGGAGCCCTGACCGGCTCCGAGGCCAAGGCGCGCATCGACGGGCGCTGGGACGAATTCGTGGTCCCGGACCTGGGCGTGCGCTGCGTCCTGCCCAACCCGTGGGTGACCGGCGGCGAGTCCTGCGAGCTGGCGCTCGCACTGTGGGCGACAGGGGAGTCCGACCGGGCGCTGGAGATCCTCCGCTCGATCGGCCACCTGCGTGCGGACAACGGCATGTACTGGACGGGCTACGTGTTCCAGGACGACGCCATCTGGCCGGTCGAGCAGACCACCTGGACCGCCGGGTCCCTGCTGCTGGCCGTCGCGGCACTCGGCGGGGACGAGGCCACCACCGAAGTGTTCGGCGGTACCTCGCTCCCGGCCGGGCTGGAACCGGACTGCTGCGGGTGA
- a CDS encoding LLM class F420-dependent oxidoreductase, whose protein sequence is MRLGLALGYWGRGPSPAHLDLATEAENLGYHSVWTAEAWGSDAFTPLTWIAAHTSRIRLGTAIAQMAARTPTATAMHALTLDHLSGGRMMLGLGLSGPQVVEGWYGRPFPSSPLTATREYVDVIRQVLRREAPVALDGRFHSHPYRGADGTGIGKPLKPITHPLRADLPVLLGAEGPKNIAQTTRIADGWLPLYWSPTRTDVYRASLTDLPDGFMIAPMARAKVCDDVAEGLLPVKAMLGFYIGGMGHAARNFHADLMARMGYEEEARRIQELFLAGRKEEAVLSVPDAFADEISLIGPRERIAERLDLWRKGPVTDLLLTAPDPHTLRVLAELNS, encoded by the coding sequence ATGCGCCTCGGACTCGCACTCGGCTACTGGGGCCGCGGCCCCAGTCCCGCCCACCTCGACCTCGCCACCGAGGCCGAGAACCTCGGCTACCACTCGGTGTGGACCGCCGAGGCCTGGGGCTCGGACGCCTTCACCCCGCTGACCTGGATCGCCGCGCACACCTCGCGGATCCGCCTGGGCACCGCCATCGCCCAGATGGCCGCCCGCACCCCGACCGCCACCGCCATGCACGCCCTGACCCTGGACCACCTCTCCGGCGGCCGGATGATGCTCGGCCTCGGCCTGTCCGGGCCGCAGGTGGTCGAGGGCTGGTACGGGCGTCCCTTCCCCTCCAGCCCGCTCACCGCCACCCGCGAGTACGTGGACGTCATCCGCCAGGTACTGCGCCGCGAAGCCCCCGTCGCCCTGGACGGCCGCTTCCACAGCCACCCCTACCGCGGCGCCGACGGCACCGGCATCGGCAAACCGCTCAAGCCCATCACCCACCCGCTCCGCGCGGACCTGCCGGTCCTCCTCGGCGCGGAGGGCCCCAAGAACATCGCCCAGACCACCCGCATCGCGGACGGCTGGCTGCCCCTGTACTGGTCACCGACCCGCACCGACGTCTACCGGGCCTCCCTCACCGACCTCCCCGACGGCTTCATGATCGCGCCGATGGCCCGCGCCAAGGTCTGCGACGACGTCGCGGAAGGACTGCTGCCGGTCAAGGCCATGCTCGGCTTCTACATCGGCGGCATGGGCCACGCGGCCCGCAACTTCCACGCCGACCTGATGGCCCGCATGGGCTACGAGGAGGAGGCCCGGCGCATCCAGGAGCTGTTCCTCGCGGGCCGCAAGGAGGAGGCGGTCCTGTCCGTACCCGACGCGTTCGCCGACGAGATCTCCCTCATCGGCCCCCGCGAACGGATCGCAGAACGCCTCGACCTCTGGCGCAAGGGCCCGGTGACCGACCTCCTCCTCACCGCCCCGGACCCGCACACACTGCGCGTCCTCGCGGAACTCAACAGCTAG
- a CDS encoding N-acetylmuramoyl-L-alanine amidase → MRNDDSPPPPESGSSVNPDRPWFTRRSTLVVGVAALAPAALAGWVLTQAFAGSGSDGAPSAPQPASHSALSPGQRDAKPGSTPSESASTSPSASTSTPAAAPAPAKGPLTGKTVVVDPGHNVGNFQHTDEIDQQVDIGTARKECDTTGTTTNAGYKEADFTLDVSRRLRTALEAQGAKVVLTHQADRPWGPCITERARIGNEAKADAVVSVHADGVSAGNRGFHVILPAKVKGGAADTSKIVGPSRELGERIAGNFARTTGSAPANYLGSGTGLVVRDDLGGLNLSTQPKVFIECGNMRDAKDAAQLTSPEWRQKAAQGIADGIVGFLGG, encoded by the coding sequence GTGCGCAATGACGACAGCCCCCCGCCCCCCGAGTCCGGCTCCTCCGTCAACCCGGACCGGCCCTGGTTCACCCGACGCTCGACGCTCGTCGTCGGGGTGGCCGCGCTCGCGCCGGCCGCTCTGGCGGGCTGGGTCCTGACCCAGGCCTTCGCCGGGTCCGGTTCCGACGGGGCCCCCTCGGCGCCGCAGCCCGCCTCCCACTCGGCCCTTTCGCCGGGCCAGCGGGACGCGAAGCCCGGCTCCACCCCGAGCGAGAGCGCGAGTACGAGCCCCAGTGCCAGTACGAGCACTCCGGCGGCCGCGCCCGCCCCCGCCAAGGGCCCGCTCACCGGCAAGACCGTGGTCGTCGACCCCGGGCACAACGTCGGCAACTTCCAGCACACCGACGAGATCGACCAGCAGGTCGACATCGGCACGGCCCGCAAGGAGTGCGACACCACCGGCACCACGACGAACGCCGGCTACAAGGAGGCGGACTTCACCCTCGACGTCTCCCGGCGCCTGCGGACCGCACTGGAGGCCCAGGGCGCCAAGGTGGTCCTCACCCACCAGGCCGACCGCCCGTGGGGCCCCTGCATCACCGAGCGCGCCCGCATCGGCAACGAGGCGAAGGCCGACGCCGTCGTCTCCGTCCACGCGGACGGGGTCTCGGCGGGCAACCGCGGCTTCCACGTCATCCTTCCCGCCAAGGTCAAGGGCGGCGCCGCAGACACCTCGAAGATCGTCGGACCGTCCCGGGAACTCGGCGAGCGGATCGCCGGGAACTTCGCCCGCACCACCGGTTCCGCCCCCGCCAACTACCTCGGCAGCGGCACCGGCTTGGTCGTCCGCGACGATCTGGGCGGACTGAACCTGTCAACTCAGCCCAAGGTGTTCATCGAATGCGGCAACATGCGTGACGCCAAGGACGCGGCGCAACTGACGAGTCCGGAGTGGCGGCAGAAGGCGGCCCAGGGCATCGCGGACGGCATCGTCGGCTTCCTCGGCGGGTAG
- a CDS encoding class I SAM-dependent methyltransferase — MATPKPETIAAFEAAKGFMPVREGLALYEAAAAAGSLGLPLLEVGTYCGRSTILLADAAREAGVAAITVDHHRGSEEQQPGWEYHDPTVVDPEIGLMDTLPTFRRTLHRAGLEDHVIAIVGRSPQVAATWGGELGFVFIDGGHTDEHATGDYEGWAPHVAVGGTLVIHDVFPDPADGGQAPYRIYLRALASGAFEEVSVTDSLRVLRRTGAGI, encoded by the coding sequence ATGGCCACCCCCAAGCCGGAGACCATCGCCGCCTTCGAGGCCGCCAAGGGGTTCATGCCCGTACGGGAGGGTCTCGCCCTGTACGAGGCGGCCGCGGCGGCCGGGTCGCTCGGGCTGCCGCTGCTGGAGGTCGGTACGTACTGCGGCCGCTCCACCATCCTGCTCGCCGACGCGGCCCGCGAGGCCGGCGTGGCCGCGATCACCGTCGACCACCACCGGGGCAGCGAGGAGCAGCAGCCGGGCTGGGAGTACCACGACCCGACGGTCGTGGACCCGGAGATCGGGCTGATGGACACGCTGCCGACCTTCCGCCGGACCCTGCACCGGGCTGGGCTGGAGGACCACGTGATCGCGATCGTGGGCCGCTCCCCGCAGGTGGCGGCCACCTGGGGCGGCGAGCTGGGCTTCGTCTTCATCGACGGCGGCCACACCGACGAGCACGCGACCGGCGACTACGAGGGCTGGGCCCCGCACGTCGCGGTGGGTGGCACGCTCGTCATCCACGACGTCTTCCCGGACCCGGCCGACGGTGGCCAGGCCCCGTACCGGATCTACCTGCGGGCCCTCGCCTCCGGTGCCTTCGAAGAGGTCTCGGTCACCGACTCGCTGCGCGTGCTGCGCCGCACGGGCGCGGGCATCTGA
- a CDS encoding helix-turn-helix domain-containing protein, with the protein MVKIRELDPSASPLDYYGYELRRLREQAGLKQAQLGEIIFCTGSLIGQIETTKRVPTRDFSERVDAALGTGGVFSRLVGLVLRSQLPTWFQPYAEMEARASYISTFQAQLVYGLLQTPAYARAVLGVRTEGDLDAKVAARMERQRILDREDPPLMWVVMSEAVLHQEVGGREVMRNQLAHLLALQRREWVMVQILPFEAGAHVGLDGTFNLLRFEDDPDIVYTEDFVQGHMTANPQALREGSLRYDHLQAAALSLEGSAARIARVMEERYGHHPEPDGRAVA; encoded by the coding sequence ATGGTCAAGATCCGAGAGCTCGATCCCAGTGCCTCACCGCTGGACTACTACGGCTACGAACTGCGGCGCCTGCGGGAGCAGGCGGGCCTGAAGCAGGCGCAGTTGGGCGAGATCATCTTCTGTACGGGGTCACTGATCGGCCAGATCGAGACGACGAAGCGCGTCCCGACCCGGGACTTCTCCGAGCGGGTGGACGCGGCGCTGGGCACCGGCGGGGTGTTCTCGCGACTGGTCGGGCTGGTGCTGCGCAGCCAGCTGCCGACGTGGTTCCAGCCGTACGCGGAGATGGAGGCCCGGGCCTCGTACATCTCCACCTTCCAGGCGCAGTTGGTCTACGGGCTGCTCCAGACACCCGCCTACGCGCGGGCCGTGCTCGGGGTGCGGACCGAGGGGGACCTCGACGCGAAGGTGGCCGCCCGGATGGAGCGGCAGCGGATCCTCGACCGCGAAGACCCGCCATTGATGTGGGTGGTGATGAGCGAGGCCGTGCTGCACCAGGAGGTCGGTGGGCGCGAGGTCATGCGGAACCAGCTCGCCCATTTGTTGGCCCTGCAGAGGAGGGAGTGGGTGATGGTGCAGATCCTGCCGTTCGAGGCGGGTGCCCATGTGGGGCTGGATGGGACGTTCAACCTTCTGCGGTTCGAGGACGACCCCGACATCGTCTATACCGAGGACTTCGTGCAGGGCCATATGACGGCCAATCCGCAAGCTCTCAGGGAGGGTTCGCTCCGATACGATCATTTGCAGGCAGCCGCCCTGTCCCTGGAGGGCTCGGCGGCACGGATCGCCCGCGTAATGGAGGAGCGTTATGGACACCATCCGGAACCTGACGGGCGCGCAGTGGCGTAA
- a CDS encoding DUF397 domain-containing protein: MDTIRNLTGAQWRKSSYSGTTGGDCVECAPLGDTGWLKSSYSSDTGGECVEIAAQPCLVAVRDSKDPEGPVFTVRPSAFAAFVRSVSV, translated from the coding sequence ATGGACACCATCCGGAACCTGACGGGCGCGCAGTGGCGTAAGTCTTCGTACAGCGGGACCACTGGTGGCGACTGCGTCGAGTGCGCGCCGCTCGGTGACACCGGCTGGCTCAAGTCCTCGTACAGCAGTGACACCGGCGGCGAGTGTGTCGAGATCGCCGCTCAGCCCTGCCTCGTCGCCGTCCGGGACTCCAAGGACCCGGAGGGGCCCGTTTTCACCGTCCGCCCCTCGGCGTTCGCGGCGTTCGTGAGGTCCGTCTCGGTATGA
- a CDS encoding serine/threonine-protein kinase encodes MEHVGPAGPTHVGPFAVAGVLGQGGMGRVLLCAGPDGRLVAVKQVLAHFADDAGFRARFRREVAASRKVSGAYTAAVMDADPDAPTPWLASVFVAGPSLGAVVKTDGVLDGAVVHRLAAGLASALAEIHRAGLIHRDLKPDNVLLTEDGVRVIDLGIARATEGETDGETGLTRTGWVIGSPAFMSPEQAESKPLTSASDVFSLGSVLVMAVTGNSPFAGTSTLQTLYDVVHSVPDLSAVPAGLRGIVERCLAKDPAARPTPAQLLELLGPVAPAGRQWPPAVYRMLAQQRADIDRLFAGEPVDAVAAPPEPEPEREREPEPDPDPEVRPEPADEVTKPAPPVVPPRPTAPPRPAPRIRQRTMALLAAGLLVATGIGVGAYALDREATADPAAYADVPACPEATQRILLTGRETTDDFHSADAKQAHTMCSWYEFQPAKRRNALVRWDVKRGGSDIANAKLQQTGFAADAARGRRANGLGFGDGAYWGASYQEWTCELAVRQGNLVVWVGLAQQQGCEAKAKEVAKAALTAVPGG; translated from the coding sequence ATGGAGCACGTGGGACCGGCCGGTCCGACGCACGTGGGGCCGTTCGCGGTGGCCGGTGTGCTGGGGCAGGGCGGTATGGGGCGGGTGCTGCTGTGTGCGGGGCCCGATGGGCGGCTCGTGGCCGTCAAACAGGTGCTCGCGCACTTCGCCGACGATGCGGGCTTCCGGGCCCGGTTCCGGCGTGAGGTAGCCGCCTCGCGCAAGGTCTCCGGGGCCTATACGGCGGCCGTGATGGACGCCGACCCGGACGCGCCGACGCCCTGGCTGGCCTCGGTGTTCGTGGCCGGGCCCTCGTTGGGTGCCGTGGTGAAGACGGACGGGGTGCTGGACGGGGCCGTCGTGCACCGGCTCGCCGCCGGGCTGGCCTCGGCCCTGGCGGAGATCCACCGGGCGGGGCTGATCCACCGGGACCTCAAGCCCGACAACGTGCTCCTCACCGAGGACGGGGTGCGCGTCATCGACCTCGGGATCGCCCGTGCGACCGAGGGCGAGACCGACGGCGAGACCGGGCTGACGCGCACGGGCTGGGTGATCGGCTCGCCCGCCTTCATGTCGCCCGAGCAGGCCGAGAGCAAGCCGCTGACCTCGGCCAGCGACGTGTTCTCGCTCGGTTCCGTACTGGTCATGGCGGTGACGGGCAACAGCCCCTTCGCCGGGACCTCGACCCTCCAGACGCTCTACGACGTCGTGCACTCCGTACCCGACCTGAGCGCCGTGCCCGCCGGGCTGCGCGGGATCGTGGAGCGCTGCCTGGCCAAGGACCCGGCCGCCCGGCCGACCCCGGCGCAGCTCCTCGAACTCCTCGGGCCGGTCGCTCCGGCGGGCCGGCAGTGGCCGCCCGCCGTGTACCGGATGCTGGCCCAGCAGCGGGCCGACATCGACCGGCTGTTCGCGGGCGAACCGGTGGATGCGGTCGCGGCACCGCCGGAGCCGGAGCCGGAGCGGGAGCGGGAGCCCGAGCCCGACCCCGATCCCGAGGTCCGGCCCGAGCCCGCCGACGAGGTCACGAAGCCGGCCCCGCCCGTCGTCCCGCCCCGGCCCACCGCCCCGCCGCGCCCGGCCCCGCGCATCCGGCAGCGGACCATGGCCCTGCTGGCCGCCGGGTTGCTCGTCGCGACCGGCATCGGCGTGGGTGCGTACGCCCTGGACCGGGAGGCGACCGCCGATCCCGCCGCGTACGCCGATGTACCGGCCTGCCCGGAAGCCACCCAGAGGATCCTGCTGACGGGGCGGGAGACGACGGACGACTTCCACAGCGCGGACGCCAAGCAGGCTCACACGATGTGCTCCTGGTACGAGTTCCAGCCCGCGAAGCGACGGAATGCGCTGGTCCGGTGGGACGTCAAGCGGGGCGGCAGCGATATCGCCAACGCCAAGCTCCAGCAGACCGGCTTCGCGGCGGATGCGGCCCGGGGGAGGAGGGCGAACGGCCTCGGGTTCGGTGACGGGGCCTACTGGGGGGCCTCGTATCAGGAGTGGACCTGCGAACTCGCCGTCCGGCAGGGCAACCTCGTCGTCTGGGTCGGCCTGGCGCAACAGCAGGGCTGCGAGGCCAAGGCCAAGGAGGTCGCCAAGGCGGCGCTCACCGCGGTGCCCGGCGGCTGA
- a CDS encoding PIG-L family deacetylase, with translation MTDRPLTLMAVHAHPDDEATGTGGVLARYAAEGIRTVLVTCTDGGCGDGPGGVKPGDPGHDPAAVALMRRQELEASCEVLKISDLEMLDYADSGMMGWSSNDAPGSFWKMPVEEGAARLAALMRHYRPDVVVTYDENGFYGHPDHIQAHRITMAALEMTEMTPKVYWTTMPRSAMERFGTIMREFGEDMPEPDPAETAALAEIGLPDDEITTWVDTTAFSGQKFDALAAHASQGENIFFLRMGKERFGELMGLETFVRVQDTTGAAVPENDLFAGLR, from the coding sequence ATGACCGACCGGCCCTTGACGCTCATGGCAGTGCACGCCCACCCCGACGACGAGGCCACCGGAACCGGAGGGGTCCTCGCGCGGTACGCGGCGGAGGGCATCCGCACGGTTCTCGTGACGTGTACCGACGGCGGATGCGGGGACGGGCCCGGGGGCGTCAAGCCCGGTGATCCCGGGCACGATCCGGCGGCCGTCGCCCTGATGCGCCGACAGGAACTGGAGGCGAGCTGCGAGGTCCTGAAGATCAGTGATCTGGAGATGCTGGACTACGCCGACTCCGGGATGATGGGCTGGTCGAGCAACGACGCCCCCGGATCCTTCTGGAAGATGCCCGTGGAGGAAGGCGCCGCCCGCCTCGCGGCCCTCATGCGGCACTACCGGCCCGATGTGGTCGTCACCTATGACGAGAACGGCTTCTACGGGCACCCCGACCACATCCAGGCCCACCGCATCACGATGGCGGCGCTCGAGATGACCGAGATGACGCCGAAGGTGTACTGGACGACGATGCCGCGCTCGGCGATGGAGCGGTTCGGCACGATCATGCGGGAGTTCGGCGAGGACATGCCGGAGCCGGATCCCGCCGAGACCGCCGCGCTCGCCGAGATCGGCCTCCCCGACGACGAGATCACCACGTGGGTGGACACCACCGCGTTCAGCGGTCAGAAGTTCGACGCGCTGGCCGCGCACGCCAGCCAGGGCGAGAACATCTTCTTCCTCCGGATGGGCAAGGAGAGGTTCGGCGAGCTGATGGGCCTGGAGACCTTCGTGCGCGTCCAGGACACCACCGGCGCGGCCGTGCCCGAGAACGACCTCTTCGCCGGCCTGCGCTGA
- a CDS encoding acyl-CoA dehydrogenase produces MGIGITQEQRELAEAVRGWVARAVPPEEVRKLLDTPPQTGVRPAYWDAMTAQGLLEPHLDGGTLLDLAVVVEEAARGALPGAYLPSALASVLLERAGAEPLDGRVGAVALGPGTLTAVAVEGGGYLLDGIAPPVLGAGEADLVLLAAEAAHGTCWFAVDAAALDIRTHESADPTRPTAEVRARGVATAPDRLLELDAALVRDLACALFAADACGTAAWALDTAASYAKVREQFGRPIGQFQGVKHLCADMLVRLEQARAMAWDAAQAMEEPAEVRSLVAALAAGTALDAAYSCAKDCIQILGGIGFTWEHDAHIYLRRALVARQLLGPGDGHRVRAVRSAAGGARRELRLELPAQAETYRAKARTAIADARGLDPATARRILAPTGYAAPYLPPPYGLGAGPVEQLVVQQELAAAGVKVADLGIATWVVPSLIAYGTQAQREAYVPATLRGDITWCQLFSEPGAGSDLASLRTRAERREDGSWKINGQKVWTSSAHSADYGILLARTDPDVPKHKGLGYFLVDMKNTPGIEIRPLKEITGEALFNEVYFDDAQLPADALVGAVDGGWKVARNTLGNERVHMADQMTFDTGLEALLAHAAELDGTYRRRIGALAAEAHALACIGLRTTLQQVSGLEPGAGASVRKLVQTPHQQRTAELALELLGPAGAVREGAGERAVHGMLMSRCLTIAGGTTQVQLNVVAERILGLPRD; encoded by the coding sequence ATGGGCATCGGAATCACGCAGGAGCAGCGGGAGTTGGCCGAGGCGGTGCGCGGCTGGGTCGCGCGGGCCGTGCCTCCCGAGGAGGTCCGCAAGCTGCTCGACACCCCGCCGCAGACCGGGGTGCGGCCCGCCTACTGGGACGCCATGACCGCGCAGGGGCTGCTGGAGCCGCACCTGGACGGCGGGACCCTGCTCGACCTGGCCGTCGTCGTCGAGGAAGCGGCCCGGGGCGCGCTGCCCGGGGCGTACCTGCCGAGCGCGCTGGCCTCCGTACTGCTGGAGCGGGCGGGGGCCGAGCCGCTCGACGGGCGGGTGGGGGCGGTCGCGCTCGGGCCCGGGACACTGACCGCCGTGGCCGTCGAGGGCGGCGGGTACCTGCTCGACGGGATCGCCCCGCCCGTGCTCGGCGCGGGCGAGGCCGACCTGGTGCTGCTCGCCGCCGAGGCCGCGCACGGCACGTGCTGGTTCGCCGTGGACGCCGCCGCGCTGGACATCCGTACGCACGAGAGCGCCGACCCGACGCGCCCCACCGCCGAGGTGCGGGCGCGCGGGGTCGCCACCGCCCCCGACCGGCTGCTGGAACTGGACGCGGCGCTGGTCCGGGACCTGGCCTGCGCGCTGTTCGCCGCCGACGCCTGCGGCACCGCGGCCTGGGCGCTGGACACGGCCGCCTCGTACGCGAAGGTGCGCGAGCAGTTCGGCCGGCCCATCGGGCAGTTCCAGGGCGTCAAGCACCTGTGCGCAGACATGCTCGTCCGCCTCGAACAGGCCCGGGCCATGGCCTGGGACGCCGCCCAGGCCATGGAGGAGCCCGCCGAGGTGCGCTCGCTCGTGGCGGCCCTCGCCGCCGGGACCGCCCTGGACGCCGCCTACTCCTGCGCCAAGGACTGCATCCAGATCCTCGGCGGCATCGGCTTCACCTGGGAGCACGACGCGCACATCTACCTGCGGCGGGCGCTCGTCGCCCGCCAGCTGCTGGGGCCCGGCGACGGGCACCGGGTCCGGGCCGTGCGGTCCGCGGCGGGCGGTGCGCGGCGCGAGCTGCGCCTGGAACTCCCCGCGCAGGCCGAGACGTACCGCGCGAAGGCCCGTACCGCCATCGCGGACGCGCGCGGGCTGGACCCGGCGACCGCCCGCCGGATCCTGGCCCCCACCGGCTACGCGGCCCCGTACCTGCCGCCCCCCTACGGGCTCGGCGCGGGGCCCGTCGAGCAGCTCGTCGTCCAGCAGGAACTGGCCGCGGCCGGGGTGAAGGTCGCCGACCTCGGGATCGCCACCTGGGTGGTGCCCTCGCTGATCGCCTACGGGACACAGGCCCAGCGGGAGGCCTACGTACCGGCGACGCTGCGCGGGGACATCACCTGGTGCCAGCTCTTCTCCGAGCCCGGCGCGGGCTCCGACCTGGCCTCGCTGCGGACCCGCGCGGAGCGCCGGGAGGACGGCTCCTGGAAGATCAACGGGCAGAAGGTGTGGACGAGTTCCGCACACAGCGCCGACTACGGGATCCTGCTCGCCCGCACCGACCCGGACGTGCCCAAGCACAAGGGGCTCGGCTACTTCCTCGTCGACATGAAGAACACCCCCGGCATCGAGATCCGCCCGCTGAAGGAGATCACCGGCGAGGCCCTCTTCAACGAGGTGTACTTCGACGACGCGCAGCTCCCGGCGGACGCGCTGGTCGGCGCCGTCGACGGCGGCTGGAAGGTGGCCCGCAACACCCTCGGCAACGAACGCGTCCACATGGCCGACCAGATGACCTTCGACACCGGCCTGGAGGCGCTCCTCGCGCACGCCGCCGAGCTCGACGGCACGTACCGCAGGCGGATCGGCGCACTGGCCGCCGAGGCGCACGCCCTGGCCTGCATCGGGCTGCGCACCACCCTCCAGCAGGTGTCGGGGCTGGAACCGGGCGCGGGCGCCTCCGTCCGCAAGCTCGTCCAGACCCCGCACCAGCAGCGGACCGCCGAGCTCGCGCTCGAACTGCTGGGACCGGCGGGCGCGGTGCGGGAGGGGGCGGGGGAGCGGGCGGTGCACGGGATGCTCATGTCCCGCTGCCTGACCATCGCCGGAGGCACCACACAGGTCCAGCTCAATGTCGTCGCCGAGCGGATTCTCGGCCTCCCGAGGGACTGA